A region from the Corynebacterium halotolerans YIM 70093 = DSM 44683 genome encodes:
- a CDS encoding GntR family transcriptional regulator, whose protein sequence is MDDTAAPLFRQIAALVEDSIVDGTLVAGERAPSTNELAVFHNINPATARKGLTLLVETGVLAKRRGIGMFVTSDAREKVLARRRDEFAASYLAPLIDEAVKLDLSRADIHELIDAVAESRGLYQ, encoded by the coding sequence ATGGACGACACCGCCGCCCCGCTCTTCCGGCAGATCGCCGCCCTCGTCGAGGATTCGATCGTCGACGGCACGCTCGTCGCCGGCGAGCGCGCCCCCTCGACCAATGAGCTCGCCGTCTTCCACAACATCAATCCCGCCACCGCGCGCAAGGGCCTGACCCTTCTCGTGGAGACCGGGGTGCTGGCGAAGCGGCGTGGCATCGGCATGTTCGTCACGTCTGACGCCCGGGAGAAGGTCCTGGCCCGCCGCCGTGACGAGTTCGCCGCCTCCTACCTCGCCCCGCTCATCGACGAGGCCGTCAAGCTCGACCTCAGTCGCGCCGACATCCACGAACTCATCGACGCCGTCGCAGAAAGCCGAGGACTCTACCAATGA
- a CDS encoding PspA/IM30 family protein — protein sequence MANPFSKGWKYLMASFDQKIDQNADPKVQIQQATDAAKKQHQQITEHAASIIGNKRQLEMKIDRLRKSQEEHQQQARTAIQAADKAAQEGDAAKAQELSNTAEIFASQLVAVEQQLEEATAMHSQATQAAEQAQQQQKESEMRLKEQLSQIDQLRAQADQAAMQETASQAMDSMNSLKPDDSVPTLDSVRDKIERRYADALGAQELTQNSVGGRMSEIAQAGTDMKASARLAEIRAQLGDSGTSGEITTGAGEDAGKTADKAVEADKTSGAAEPTEAAGGDKKDRGNKDAGAADAGADVPEAEVVEETAPEPEDRK from the coding sequence ATGGCTAACCCGTTCAGCAAGGGCTGGAAATACCTGATGGCCTCCTTCGACCAGAAGATTGACCAGAACGCCGATCCGAAGGTCCAGATCCAGCAGGCCACCGACGCCGCCAAGAAGCAGCACCAGCAGATCACCGAGCACGCTGCCTCGATCATCGGCAACAAGCGGCAGCTGGAGATGAAGATCGACCGTCTGCGCAAGTCCCAGGAGGAGCACCAGCAGCAGGCCCGCACCGCCATCCAGGCCGCCGACAAGGCCGCCCAGGAGGGGGATGCCGCCAAGGCGCAGGAGCTGAGCAACACCGCGGAGATCTTCGCCTCCCAGCTCGTCGCCGTCGAGCAGCAGCTCGAGGAGGCCACGGCGATGCACAGCCAGGCCACCCAGGCCGCCGAGCAGGCCCAGCAGCAGCAGAAGGAATCCGAGATGCGGCTCAAGGAGCAGCTCTCCCAGATCGACCAGCTGCGCGCCCAGGCCGATCAGGCCGCCATGCAGGAGACCGCCAGCCAGGCCATGGACTCCATGAACTCCCTCAAGCCGGATGACAGCGTGCCGACGCTCGACTCGGTGCGCGACAAGATCGAGCGCCGCTACGCCGACGCGCTCGGCGCCCAGGAGCTGACCCAGAACTCGGTCGGTGGCCGCATGAGCGAGATCGCCCAGGCCGGCACCGACATGAAGGCCTCCGCCCGCCTCGCCGAGATCCGCGCCCAGCTCGGCGATTCCGGCACCAGCGGTGAGATCACCACCGGGGCGGGCGAGGACGCCGGAAAGACGGCCGACAAGGCGGTCGAGGCGGACAAGACCTCCGGGGCCGCGGAGCCCACGGAGGCCGCCGGGGGCGACAAGAAGGACCGGGGGAACAAGGATGCCGGTGCCGCGGATGCCGGGGCCGACGTTCCCGAGGCCGAGGTGGTCGAGGAGACCGCGCCGGAGCCTGAGGACAGGAAGTAG
- a CDS encoding NYN domain-containing protein yields MLERTLVFVDTSYLLASFYNSWETGARSQLEIDLPEVVAVLGNMIQNQLHQPIHRQLWYDGIPDSGPHRYQRALRTCDGVQLRAGQLIEWGERRTQKAVDTRLVADMVVAAVQQQVCDFVLVSGDADMIPGVQEATGAGVRVHLYGFGWDSMSSALRHACDTTTILDPREDFADAMQLQVLEGPLPPVVRSRPLGDAEPPEEPGPTLVPDSAVHPTRPGSPGATPPTSEPARTNGTEPSGTSDSPAGGEAHVSEPALPAEPGLVSQPTTPDLASDAQAEPGADGNLPTSPTPSDVEEQVAREAPKPAAPKPSPKPSAPKPSMMAPRRKLRSRYVPLPEEVWSSAGFQTPFDVGQQYATWWYDNAATNDQRDQAHLLSGGGLPPEIDRPLLQFACETLHEYTLSEHQRVNLRDGFHSGIRGVLINIRREQ; encoded by the coding sequence ATGCTTGAACGCACACTCGTCTTTGTGGACACCTCTTATCTCCTTGCGAGCTTTTACAACTCATGGGAAACGGGCGCCCGATCCCAGTTAGAGATTGACCTGCCCGAGGTCGTCGCCGTCCTCGGCAACATGATTCAGAATCAGCTCCATCAGCCGATCCACCGCCAACTCTGGTACGACGGCATCCCCGATTCCGGGCCGCACCGCTACCAGCGCGCCCTGCGCACCTGCGACGGTGTGCAGCTGCGCGCGGGCCAGCTCATTGAGTGGGGCGAGCGCCGCACCCAGAAGGCCGTGGACACCCGGCTGGTCGCCGACATGGTGGTCGCGGCGGTCCAGCAGCAGGTCTGCGACTTCGTGCTGGTCTCCGGCGACGCCGACATGATCCCCGGCGTGCAGGAGGCCACCGGTGCGGGCGTGCGCGTCCATCTCTACGGTTTCGGCTGGGACTCGATGTCCTCGGCACTGCGCCACGCCTGCGACACCACCACCATCCTCGACCCACGCGAGGACTTCGCGGACGCGATGCAGCTGCAGGTGCTCGAGGGCCCCCTGCCGCCGGTGGTGCGCTCGCGGCCGCTGGGCGATGCCGAGCCGCCCGAGGAACCCGGCCCCACTCTCGTCCCGGACAGCGCGGTGCACCCGACCCGGCCCGGTTCGCCCGGCGCCACTCCCCCGACCTCGGAACCGGCCCGGACGAACGGAACCGAACCCTCAGGGACCTCCGATTCCCCTGCCGGGGGCGAGGCACATGTCTCGGAGCCCGCCCTACCGGCCGAGCCGGGCCTGGTCAGCCAGCCGACGACGCCGGACCTCGCGTCCGACGCCCAGGCGGAGCCCGGCGCCGACGGGAACCTGCCGACATCCCCCACCCCTTCCGACGTGGAGGAACAGGTGGCCAGGGAGGCCCCGAAACCGGCCGCCCCCAAGCCCTCCCCCAAGCCTTCCGCGCCAAAGCCCTCGATGATGGCCCCGCGCAGGAAGCTGCGGTCCCGCTACGTGCCGCTGCCCGAGGAGGTGTGGTCCTCCGCCGGGTTCCAGACCCCCTTCGATGTGGGTCAGCAGTACGCGACCTGGTGGTACGACAACGCCGCCACGAATGATCAGCGTGATCAGGCGCATCTGCTCTCCGGCGGTGGACTGCCCCCGGAGATCGACCGTCCACTGCTGCAGTTCGCCTGTGAGACGCTGCACGAGTACACCCTCAGTGAGCATCAGCGGGTGAATCTGCGCGACGGTTTCCACTCCGGCATCCGTGGCGTGCTCATCAATATCCGCCGCGAACAGTAG
- a CDS encoding ABC transporter ATP-binding protein: MTVPDTPVVAACGLTKNYKGKKVLTGLSFELAEGRLHGLLGRNGTGKSTLLGLLAGQIRSSGGKLQVFGKAPFDNARVMDQVAYTGIDVPYPAAWSLREITRAAELRYPNWDAAAAQRLAEDFGFDNRTRRYTRYGELSRGQRSMIGIIVGLAARAPLTLLDEPYLGLDVHNRELFYSALLREVEGHPRTVVLATHHIEESAKLLDNFLFLGRDGKLVHQFSADDLDDAYVLVSGTSLPRIDAALARSEVAGRTRVLAPREAVAGMRLGGASVEAADLNQVIPALLEEV, from the coding sequence ATGACCGTGCCCGATACCCCCGTCGTGGCCGCCTGCGGCCTGACCAAGAACTACAAGGGCAAGAAGGTGCTCACCGGCCTGAGCTTCGAGCTCGCCGAGGGGCGTCTGCACGGTCTCCTCGGCCGCAACGGCACCGGTAAATCCACCCTGCTGGGCCTGCTCGCCGGACAGATCCGGAGCAGTGGCGGGAAGCTGCAGGTGTTCGGCAAAGCCCCCTTCGACAACGCGCGCGTGATGGACCAGGTCGCCTACACCGGCATCGACGTGCCCTATCCGGCCGCCTGGAGCCTGCGGGAGATCACCCGGGCAGCGGAATTGCGGTACCCGAACTGGGATGCCGCGGCCGCCCAGCGGCTCGCCGAGGACTTCGGCTTCGACAACCGTACCCGCCGTTACACCCGCTACGGGGAACTCTCCCGGGGCCAGCGCTCCATGATCGGCATCATCGTCGGACTGGCGGCCCGCGCCCCGCTCACCCTGCTCGACGAGCCGTACCTGGGGCTCGACGTCCACAACCGCGAGCTGTTCTACTCGGCCCTGCTACGGGAGGTGGAGGGGCACCCGCGAACCGTCGTGCTCGCCACCCACCACATCGAGGAATCCGCGAAGCTGCTCGACAACTTCCTCTTCCTCGGCCGCGACGGAAAGCTCGTCCACCAGTTCAGCGCCGATGACCTCGACGACGCCTATGTCCTGGTCTCCGGCACGAGCCTGCCGCGCATCGACGCCGCGCTGGCCCGTTCGGAGGTCGCCGGCCGCACCCGGGTGCTCGCCCCGCGCGAGGCGGTGGCGGGCATGCGGCTGGGTGGGGCCTCAGTCGAGGCGGCCGACCTCAACCAGGTCATCCCCGCACTGCTGGAGGAGGTGTGA
- the trxA gene encoding thioredoxin: MATIDVTEDTFEQTVTGEGIVLVDAWASWCGPCRQFAPTYEAASEKHQDATFAKLDTEANQNLSAALEIQSIPTLMIFRDGIMVYRDAGALPPAALEDLIGQVKGLDMEDVRRQIDEANAARDAGQN, translated from the coding sequence TTGGCCACCATCGATGTAACTGAAGACACATTCGAGCAGACCGTTACGGGGGAGGGCATCGTCCTCGTCGACGCCTGGGCCTCCTGGTGCGGTCCCTGCCGCCAGTTCGCCCCGACCTACGAGGCGGCCTCTGAGAAGCACCAGGACGCGACCTTCGCGAAGCTCGACACCGAGGCCAACCAGAACCTCTCCGCCGCGCTCGAGATCCAGTCCATCCCGACGCTGATGATCTTCCGCGACGGCATCATGGTCTACCGCGACGCCGGTGCCCTGCCGCCCGCCGCCCTCGAGGACCTCATCGGCCAGGTCAAGGGTCTGGACATGGAGGACGTCCGCCGTCAGATCGACGAGGCGAACGCCGCCCGCGACGCCGGCCAGAACTAG
- a CDS encoding ATP-binding cassette domain-containing protein: MTPPLIHAEGLTAGYPKGGDVLQGLTFSLGSGLVHGLIGPNGAGKTTLLRVLAGQLQHNGDVRVFDTDPFDEPAVMDRTVLAGIDAPLPDGWSVKKLLAVGAARYRGWNGRRAEELVERFDLPQKKSYMSLSRGQKSAASLVLACASGCELLLLDEPYLGLDVEKREEFYRILREEMERQPRTIVLSTHHLHESEKLLDTVLFIDAGRVHINGPAQDLAEQILEIVGPADDVDRVLNRLGPVPELRRDEMSIGRRSVIDLRGRPQLADAVFDTARQVSGRVRVSEVTLEQVVLAMSGEER; encoded by the coding sequence ATGACCCCACCTTTGATCCACGCCGAGGGGCTCACCGCCGGCTACCCGAAGGGCGGAGACGTCCTGCAAGGCCTGACCTTCAGCCTCGGATCCGGCCTTGTCCACGGGCTCATCGGCCCCAACGGTGCCGGCAAGACCACCCTGCTACGCGTGCTCGCCGGCCAACTCCAGCACAACGGTGACGTACGCGTCTTCGACACCGACCCCTTCGACGAGCCGGCCGTGATGGACCGGACAGTCCTCGCTGGCATCGACGCCCCATTGCCCGACGGCTGGTCGGTGAAGAAGCTGCTGGCCGTGGGTGCTGCCCGTTACCGGGGCTGGAACGGGAGGCGCGCCGAGGAACTCGTCGAACGTTTCGACCTGCCACAGAAGAAGAGCTACATGTCTCTGTCCCGGGGCCAGAAGTCCGCCGCCTCCCTGGTGCTGGCGTGCGCCTCCGGCTGTGAGCTGCTGCTGCTCGACGAGCCGTACCTCGGACTCGACGTCGAGAAGCGTGAGGAGTTCTACCGGATTCTGCGCGAGGAGATGGAGCGGCAGCCACGGACCATCGTCCTGTCCACTCACCACCTCCACGAATCGGAGAAACTGCTGGACACCGTGCTCTTCATCGACGCGGGGCGCGTGCACATCAACGGTCCCGCGCAGGACCTCGCCGAGCAGATTCTGGAGATCGTCGGTCCCGCCGACGACGTCGACCGCGTGCTCAACCGCCTGGGCCCGGTGCCGGAGCTGCGCCGCGACGAGATGTCCATCGGACGGCGCAGCGTCATCGACCTGCGTGGCCGGCCGCAGCTTGCCGACGCCGTGTTCGACACCGCCCGGCAGGTCAGCGGGCGCGTGCGCGTCTCCGAGGTCACGCTCGAGCAGGTAGTCCTGGCGATGAGCGGGGAGGAACGATGA